In Bacteroidia bacterium, a genomic segment contains:
- a CDS encoding cystathionine gamma-synthase gives MKFATKALHAGVEPDPTTGAIMTPIYQTSTYVQASPGQHKGYAYARGKNPTRSQLEKNIAALENAKYALCFSSGMGATDAVVKMLKPGDEVITGDDLYGGTYRMFTKVFANYGIKFHFINLTDANNISNYVNANTKLIWIETPTNPTMQIVDIKACSVIAKKNNCVLAVDNTFASPYLQNPMDLGADIVMHSVTKYLGGHSDVVMGALCMSDDSLYEKLAFIHNSCGATPGPMDSFLVLRGIKTLHLRMERHCFNGRQVATFLRSHPKVEKVYWPGFEDHPNHSIAKTQMRDFGGMISFDLKSHSQEEAFKLASSVKVFSLAESLGGVESLINHPASMTHASVPAAERARVGVTDSLLRLSVGVEDIDDLIADLKQALG, from the coding sequence ATGAAATTTGCTACCAAAGCACTCCATGCAGGCGTTGAGCCTGATCCTACTACAGGAGCTATCATGACTCCGATTTATCAAACCTCAACCTATGTTCAGGCTTCACCGGGACAACATAAAGGTTATGCCTATGCAAGAGGTAAAAATCCAACACGTTCGCAGTTGGAGAAAAATATTGCAGCACTGGAAAATGCAAAGTATGCTTTGTGTTTCAGTAGTGGTATGGGAGCAACGGATGCTGTAGTAAAAATGCTGAAACCGGGAGATGAAGTAATTACCGGTGATGATTTATATGGCGGCACCTACAGGATGTTTACCAAAGTATTTGCCAACTATGGAATAAAATTTCATTTCATTAACCTGACTGATGCCAACAATATCAGCAATTATGTAAATGCCAATACCAAACTAATCTGGATAGAGACACCTACCAATCCAACTATGCAGATTGTAGATATAAAAGCGTGTAGCGTTATTGCTAAAAAGAACAATTGTGTTTTGGCTGTTGACAATACTTTTGCTTCGCCATACCTGCAAAACCCTATGGATTTGGGTGCTGATATTGTGATGCATTCTGTTACAAAGTATCTGGGCGGACATAGTGATGTTGTGATGGGTGCATTGTGCATGAGTGACGATTCGCTCTATGAAAAATTGGCTTTTATACATAACTCCTGTGGCGCCACTCCCGGTCCTATGGATAGTTTTCTGGTGTTACGTGGTATAAAGACATTACATCTTAGAATGGAGCGTCACTGTTTCAATGGAAGACAGGTAGCAACCTTTCTTAGAAGTCATCCAAAAGTTGAAAAAGTTTATTGGCCGGGTTTTGAAGATCATCCAAACCATAGTATTGCAAAAACACAGATGCGCGACTTTGGTGGAATGATTTCTTTTGACCTTAAAAGCCATTCGCAGGAAGAGGCATTTAAGTTAGCATCATCGGTAAAAGTTTTTTCATTGGCTGAATCATTGGGTGGAGTAGAATCATTAATTAACCATCCTGCATCAATGACACATGCCAGTGTGCCGGCTGCAGAGAGAGCCCGTGTAGGTGTAACTGATTCTTTATTGAGATTAAGTGTTGGTGTTGAAGATATAGATGATTTAATTGCAGATTTAAAGCAGGCGTTAGGATAG
- a CDS encoding M43 family zinc metalloprotease, with the protein MLKKSTNFLLLMVVMITTINVSAQNTHWCATDEVTNAALQNSAAARTEQNQLEAFTQQYVQNFQPSYFRSTGTAVYVIPVVFHIIHNWGPENISDAQVYDAIRILNRDYNGQRTDTANIIPDFKALNADVQIEFRLAHKDPNGNCTNGIDRQQSLLTYDAGDASKLNPWPYNKYLNIWTVSYFGSSHASAAAYAYKPGTAPPGKDGIIALHNYVGSIGTGSSTGQYTLTHEIGHWLNLNHTWGGTNQPGVACGDDNVTDTPVTKGYTNCPSPSNADVCTPGIIENYQNYMDYSYCYYMFTLGQKARMWAALNSGAGLRNQVHTATNLANTGTDGGTYICSPSASFSPIQKVICEGGTVSFIDASLNTDTVGTTYLWTFNGGTPSTSTDKDPAGIVYNTAGIYDVTLTVTTSAGFDTYTGIESVVVRPLQVSNFVPYSEGFENVTFPSVDWIVDNENGNAWELNSVAAHSGFNSIRINNFSGNVAGTRDVFITPGFNLTNTTQTQFTYWLAFAMKSNGSSDVLKVYASNNCGQLWNLRTTKTGSQLATVANAVMSDFIPNASQWRQETVSLTSGQYSTKPNVSLKFEYTHDLGNNIYIDDINLTGVVGISDYAVSASDVNIVPNPASEKSSINFELLQPEKVLITVTDMLGKEVHRIVENRLDAGEYQYDVNTKWAKGVYTVRIAAGSQIISKKLVVE; encoded by the coding sequence ATGCTAAAAAAATCTACTAATTTTTTATTGCTGATGGTGGTCATGATAACAACCATAAATGTCAGTGCACAAAACACACATTGGTGCGCTACTGATGAAGTTACCAATGCTGCACTTCAGAATAGCGCTGCTGCCCGAACTGAACAAAACCAGTTAGAAGCGTTTACACAACAGTACGTACAAAACTTTCAACCAAGTTATTTCAGAAGTACCGGTACTGCTGTGTATGTTATTCCGGTTGTATTTCACATCATTCATAATTGGGGCCCTGAGAATATTTCAGATGCACAGGTGTATGATGCCATTAGAATATTAAATCGCGACTATAACGGACAGCGTACCGATACAGCCAACATCATCCCTGATTTTAAAGCGTTGAATGCCGATGTTCAGATTGAATTTCGTTTGGCACATAAAGACCCTAATGGAAATTGCACTAATGGCATTGACAGACAACAATCTTTATTGACTTATGATGCCGGTGATGCCTCTAAACTTAATCCATGGCCGTACAATAAATATTTAAATATCTGGACTGTTTCATATTTCGGATCTTCGCATGCAAGTGCAGCAGCCTATGCTTATAAACCCGGTACAGCACCTCCCGGCAAAGATGGTATCATTGCTTTACACAATTATGTAGGAAGCATCGGAACAGGAAGCTCAACAGGACAATATACACTTACACATGAAATCGGACACTGGCTTAACTTAAATCATACATGGGGAGGCACTAATCAACCCGGTGTTGCCTGCGGTGACGATAATGTGACCGACACTCCGGTAACTAAGGGATATACTAATTGTCCTTCGCCATCCAATGCAGATGTGTGTACGCCAGGTATAATTGAGAACTATCAAAATTACATGGACTACAGCTATTGCTACTACATGTTTACTTTAGGACAGAAAGCTCGCATGTGGGCTGCATTAAATTCAGGTGCAGGTTTGCGCAATCAGGTTCATACAGCCACTAACTTAGCTAACACAGGTACCGATGGTGGCACTTATATTTGTTCTCCTTCTGCAAGTTTTTCTCCTATACAAAAAGTAATTTGCGAAGGTGGTACGGTTAGCTTTATAGACGCAAGTTTAAATACTGATACAGTAGGTACAACTTATCTGTGGACTTTTAATGGCGGAACACCATCTACCTCAACAGATAAAGATCCAGCAGGCATAGTTTACAATACAGCAGGCATTTATGACGTAACATTAACGGTTACTACTTCAGCAGGTTTTGATACATATACAGGTATTGAGAGCGTAGTGGTAAGACCACTACAGGTTTCTAATTTTGTTCCTTACTCTGAAGGGTTTGAGAATGTGACTTTCCCTTCTGTGGATTGGATAGTTGACAATGAAAATGGCAATGCATGGGAATTGAATTCTGTTGCTGCACATTCAGGTTTTAATTCTATAAGGATAAACAACTTTAGCGGTAATGTTGCCGGAACCAGAGATGTATTTATCACACCGGGCTTCAATCTAACCAACACAACACAAACACAGTTTACTTATTGGCTTGCCTTTGCCATGAAAAGCAATGGCAGTTCAGATGTGTTGAAAGTGTATGCTTCTAACAATTGCGGGCAATTGTGGAATTTGCGTACCACAAAAACAGGTTCACAGTTAGCTACAGTAGCTAATGCTGTTATGTCAGACTTTATTCCAAATGCATCACAATGGCGTCAGGAAACGGTGAGTCTTACCTCCGGACAATATTCAACAAAACCTAACGTATCATTAAAGTTTGAATATACGCATGATTTGGGTAACAACATTTATATTGATGACATAAATCTTACAGGTGTAGTTGGCATCAGCGACTATGCAGTATCAGCAAGTGATGTTAACATTGTTCCAAATCCTGCTTCAGAAAAGTCAAGCATTAATTTTGAACTTCTTCAACCTGAGAAAGTACTCATAACCGTTACAGATATGTTGGGTAAAGAAGTACATCGTATTGTAGAAAATCGTTTAGATGCTGGAGAATATCAATATGATGTAAACACCAAATGGGCAAAAGGTGTTTATACTGTTCGTATTGCTGCCGGAAGTCAGATTATCAGTAAGAAATTAGTAGTAGAGTAA